Genomic window (Thermoflexus sp.):
AGCGAGTGGGTCTGTTTGCGGTGCTGGGGCTTTCATCAGCCGTTTTGATTTTTTTGGTTCTGCTGAATATCCCGGGCGGGCCGCTGGAATTTCTCCGGCAGTCTCCGTATATCGGACGGCTGGGGCATATCTTTGAGACGGAAACCGGAACCGGGAAGGTTCGAGTCCTGATCTGGCAGGGTGCGCTCCGGCTGGTGCTCCCTCACGAGCCGATCCAGTTCCCGGATGGTCGCCCCGATCCTTTCCATCTGATCCGGCCGTTCGTCGGCTATGGGCCGGAGTCGATGTATGTGGCTTACAACCGATTTTATCCTCCCGAGCTGGCCCACTATGAGGCGCGCAATGCGTCTCCGGATCGTTCTCATAATGAGACGTTCGATGCCTTGGTGAATACGGGCTTGCTGGGATTCCTGGTTTATCAGTGGCTGTTCTTTGCTCTTTTCGCCTACGGGTTGCGCAGTCTGAATCTGATCCATGGGCCGCGGGATCGGAATCTGTTGCTGGGTTTGTGGGTGGGTGGGGCGCTTGTCGTCGGGCTGGCCTTCGCCCTCCGATTCGGTCCGCACTTTCTGGGCGTGGCGGTTCCGGCCGGGACGGTTCTGGGACTCCTGATCTATCTGGTTTTTGCGACCCTGCGGGCTTCTGGTGAGTCGTCAATTGAGCATCCTCATCGCTTTCTTCTGATCGCTCTCCTTGGGGGAATCCTCGCTCATTATATTGAGATCAACTTCGGGATTGCGATTGCCTCGACCCGGACGTGGTTCTGGGCCTTTGCGGCGATGCTGGTCGTGCTGGGGGAGGGATGGCTCTCTGAGCCGATCCTGGAACGTGCGGGGATGGCTCCAGCAGGTCCGTCATCGCGCAGGGGGAAAGGTCGGGGTCGTCGGGAAATTCGTGAGGCTCCCGTGCAGGCTCGCCCGTGGTGGCCCTGGGTGGCAGCTTCGGGTCTGCTGATGGCGCTGATGCTCTCCTTGCTCTCTTATGAGTTTGTGACCAATCAGGGGCAACGCCTGGATATGTGGTCCCTGATTGCGACCAGTTTGACCCGATTGCCACTGCAGGGGAACCGGTTTTCGCCCTTCATCTTGTTGATGTTGGGCTTGGTGGGAGGTCTGGGGGCTGCGCTGGTTCTGGCGGAGGGGGTTCGGCGGGATTGGATTCCCGAGCGTATGGTTTTCCCGGCTCTGGGCCTGTATGCGGCGGTTGCAGGGGGCGGGTGGTTGATTTATACGCTGGCCCATGCGGGAATTCTGGCGGGGCTGATCGCTCGTGTGCCTCAAACGGTGGAGGATGTGCTGCGGCTGGCAGATGGCGTGGCGGGGTTGTTGGATTTTCTGGTTCTTTTCCTTTTCGTTTTGCTGGCGTTGCTGGTGGTTCTGATCTCCTGGGAAGGGCCGACAGTTGGGGATGAGGCGGGGCTGGGTCTGTTTGTGGCGCCGCCGGCTTTTCTGGCGGCCGCTCTGCTCATCTGGAATGTGCATCTGGATCCGATCCGGGCGGACACAGTTTACAAGCAGGGGGATCCATGGGATAAGCAAGGACAGTGGGAGGTGGCCATTTTGCTGTATCGGCGGGCGATTGAGTATGCGCCCCGGGAGGACTTCTATTACCTCTGGCTGGGTCGGGCCCTGCTGGAGAAGGCGGCCCGGGCGCCGGATTCCAGCCCGCGGCGGCTGCCGGATGGGGTCTCGTTTGAAGTGGCTTTCCGCCATCTGACCCTGGAGCGTCTGGTGGTCCTTCCCCGAGGGGATCTGCTGGAGATCACCCGGGCTGTGCTGGAGCAGGCGCGATTGCTGAACCCATTGAATACCGATCATACAGCGAATCTGGCCCGGATGCACCGGCGCTGGGCGGATCTGTTGCTGGATCCCCGTTATTGTCGGACGCGCATCGATCTCGCGGCGATGTCCCCTGAGTTTGTGCGCCATGTGGAGCTGGCGGGTCACTACTACGAGGAGGCTGTCCGTCTGAGTCCTAATAACGCGGGGCTGTGGAATGAGTGGGCCAGTGTGGATCTTTATCAGCGCAATGATCTGGAATCGGCGGAACGTAAATTGCAGCGTTCCCTGGAGCTGGATGATCGGTTCGATCAGACATATCAGCTCTATGGGGATCTCCTGATGGTGCATTCGGAGAAGGTGACAGATCCGGCCGCGAAGCGAGCGGCTCTGGAGCGGGCGGAGGTTTTCTATCGCCGTCTGGTGGAGCTTCAACCGGAGCATGGTGTGGGATGGGCGGCTTTGGCTTACCTGCAGGATCAGCTGGGGCGATCGGGGGAGGCTCGGGTCTCGCGGGCGCGCCTTCAGGCGCTGATCGGCTCGCGGTCGGAGGCTTGGCAATCTGTGGGCGATTTCTTTCTGAGCCACGCGGATTGTGCGCTGGATCGGGCCCAGGCGCTGGCATTGTATCGGGAGGCGGCGGAGGCATATGGCCAGGCGCTGGCGGCGAATCCGGGGGCGTTGACGGCCGCTTTGCGCCGGGGCTACGCGCTGCGAGGTGTGGGGAATCTAGAGGAGGCCGTGGCGACGTTCCGTCGGGCGATTCAGGTGGCAGGCGAGAGTCCAGAGGTCTGGCTGTTTTATCGGGAGCTGGCGGTTACGCTGGCGATGATGGGGCAGAAGTCGGAGGCAGAGACAGCAGCCGCGCAGGCCTGGCGTCGGGCGCCGCCGGGTGAGCAGCCGGGGCTTCAGACGCTTTTCGCCCAGCTGGGTCTCTCAGTTCGTCCATAGACGGTTGTGGGTCGAGAGTATCTCAGGGGAAATGTCTATGCGAAAACGTGCCGGTGCCACCCCCTGACGGAGAGGCCGCCCACCCCTTTCCTGATGAAGAACCTCCATCGGAAATCCCTCCCCACCACCACTTTATGTCTATGCGAAGCGATGGCGGTGGGGTCATGGCGGGCGAGTTGGGAGTGCGCTTCGGAGGGTGGCTGAGCGGGATCCCTCCCCGCAGGTCAGCAGGCGCTGGGCGATGAACGGCCCGAAAACCCAAAGGCCCCTGTCACGGCTACGCGGCCGCATCGCCGGACATTCCCCATCTCTCTACGCCCCGCCAGGCAAGAGTAAGGAAGAAGGATCCACGGCATAGCGGAATTCCTATACAATAATATTGGGGTTTACGAAGGTAAATTCGAATTCTGGAAGGACGGAATGGTCCCTCCCCAGGATGCGCTGAGGCCATGGCCGTCACCCCGGCTCTCAAAGGCCAGCGCCTTCCATATCGCGCGGACCTGGAACCGATCTTCTCTTAGAGGAGCGATCCATGCGGTTCGCCCAGCTGGTGGATTACTTCGAGCGGCTCGAAGCGACCACGAAGCGCCTAGAGATGTTCGATATCCTCAGCGAACTGTTCCAGGCATGTGAGCGGGAGGAGATCGACAAGGTCGTTTACTTCTGCCAGGAACAGCTGCTCCCGCCTTTCCGCGGGATCGAGATCGGCATGGCCGAGAAATTGATCCTCCGGGCGATCGCCCGCGCCACGGGAGCCAGCGAGGCGGAAGTCGCCCGGCTGAACAAAGAGCGCGGCGATCCCGGCCTGGTGGTGGAAGAATTGCTTCAACAACGGAAAACCCACCCGGCCGGGATGAGCGTGCAGGAAGTCTATGAGGCTCTCCTGCGGATCGCCGAAACGACCGGCGAGGGAAGCGTCGAACGCAAGATCCAGATGCTCGCTGATCTTTTCCGGCGATCCTCTCCAAAGGAAGCCCGCTACATCGCCCGCTTCGTCCTGGGGCGCCTGCGGCTCGGGGTCGGAGATCCCACCATCCTGGACGCTCTTTCCAAAGCCGTCGCCGGCGATCGAAGCCTGCGGCCGGACCTGGAGCGCGCATATAACCTGTGCTCGGATCTGGGGCTGGTGGCCCGGACCCTCTTCGAGCAGGGCATCGAAGGGATCCGCGCGTTCCGCATTCGGGTGGGGAACCCCATCCGACCGGCCCTGGCGGAGCGCCTCCCCAGCGCCCAGGAAATCGTGGAGAAGCTGGGCCGATGCGCCGTCGAGGTCAAGCTGGACGGCTTCCGCTGCCAGATCCATAAGGCTGGCGACCAGGTGGAGATTTTCTCCCGCAATCTGGAGCGCACCACCCCCATGTTCCCAGAGCTCATCGAAGCGGTCCGCCAGCAGATCGACGCCCGGGAGGCCATCCTGGAAGGGGAAGCCGTGGCGGTCAATGAGGAGACCGGTGAGATCTACCCTTTCCAGGTCACCGTCCAGCGGAAGCGCAAGCATGGCGTCGAGGAGATGATGCGGGAATACCCCCTGGTCCTCTTCGCCTTCGATCTCCTCTATGCCGATGGCCAGGATTACACCCCCCAGCCTTACGCCACCCGCTTTGAGGTGCTATCCCGCCTGATCCGGCCGGATGGCCGCATCCGCCTCGTCGATCGGATCATCACCGATGACCCCCGCGTGATCCAGCAGTTCTTCGATGAGGCGATCGAGCGCGGCATGGAGGGTATCGTGGCCAAACGCCTGGACGCCCCCTATCAGGCCGGCGCGCGCGGTTTCCACTGGATCAAGCTGAAGCGCTCCTACAAGGGCGAGCTGAGCGACACCATCGATGTTGTCATCGTGGGCTATTTCCGGGGCCGCGGCATGCGGGCGAAGTTCGGCATCGGGGCACTCCTGGGCGCCGTCTATGATCCCGACTCGGATACCTTTAAGACGGTGGCCAAGATCGGCAGCGGCCTGACCGAGGAAGAATGGGTGCGGATCCGGGAGCTGCTGGATCAGATCCGAACGGAACATCGGCCCGCCCGGGTGGAATCGGTTCTCGAGCCCGACGTGTGGGTGGAACCCCGATATGTAGTGACCGTCCTGGCCGATGAGATCACCCGCTCGCCGGTTCATACATGCGGGAAGACCAATGAGGAACCCGGCTATGCCCTTCGCTTCCCCCGGGTCGTGGGATGGATCCGCGAGGATAAGGGGCCGGAAGACGCCACCACCGTAAAAGAGATCCTCTCGATGTTCCAGATGCAGAAACGGGTGCAGCTCGCCGGATAAGGAGAACCCGGATGCGCTACGATCTCCTGATCCGACAGGTCACCGTAGTGGATCCCGGCCCGGAAGGGGTTGCGGTGCGGGCCGGGCAGGACATCCTGATCCAGGGCTCCCGGATCGCCGCGATTCAGCCCACCGGTCAGGTCGACCCCGCTTCCGCAGCCCGGGTCATTCCAGGAGAGGGCATGGTCGCCATGCCTGGCCTGATCAACACCCACGCCCACGCCGCCATGGTCCTCTTCCGTGGATCGGCGGAGGATGTGCCCATCGAGGAATGGTTTAACGATTACATCTGGGCGATGGAGACGAACCTGACCCCGGAGGACATCTACTGGGGAGCCCTGCTGGCAGCGGTGGAGATGATCGAGAGCGGGATCACGACGGTAGCGGACCACTATTTCGAGATGGATCAGGTGGCCGAGGCCTTCGTTGCTGCCGGGCTGCGTGCACACCTCGCCTGGGCGATGTTCGGACAGAACCCCCGGGAAGAGCTGGATCGAACGGCGACCTTTGCGGCCCGCTGGCACGGCGCAGCGGCGGACCGCATTCGCGTCTGGATGGGGCCTCACGCTCCCTACACCTGCCCCTATGACTTCCTCCAGGAGGTCGCCCGCGAGGCGAGGCGGCTGGGATTGGGCGTCCACATCCACGCTTCGGAAACCGCAGAACAGGTGCAATCCAGCCTCCAGCGGTACGGCGTCACGCCGGTCCGACTGCTGGAGCGTGCCGGCCTGATGGAGGGCCGGCTGCTCTGCGCCCACGCAGCCCATGCGACCCCGGAGGACATCTCGTTGATGGCCGCCCATCGGGTCGGTGTGGCCCACTGTCCCAAGACCTTCCTGAAACTGGCCGCGGGGATCGCGCCGGTGACGGCCATGCGCCAGGCTGGGATCCCGGTGGGCCTGGGGACGGATGGGGCGGCGAGCAACAACACCCTGGATCTCTGGGAACAGATGCGGCTGGCCGCCCTGCTCCAGAAGCACGAGCGTCGGGATGCGCGGGCGTTGCCCCTGCATGAAGCGCTAACGATGGCGACGTGGGAGGGGGCGCGGGCGCTGGGAGAGGAAGAGCGCCTGGGACGCATGGCTTCTGGCTACCTGGCCGATCTCATCCTGGTCCGGCTGGATGGGGCGCACGTGCAGCCGGTGCACCGGGTGGAAGCGGCACTGGTCTATGCGGTCCGGGCCAGCGATGTCGACACCGTGATCGTGAACGGGCAGGTGCTGATGGAAGGACGCCGGCTGCTTACGCTGGATAAAGCGGAGATCCTGCGTCAGGTCCAGGCGCGAGCGGATCGGCTGGCCCAGCGGGCACATGGACGGCGATTACAAACGTATCGTTAGCCCATTGCCTGGACCGTAGGCCGACCTCACCCGCGGAGGGATCTTCATCGGGTTCAATCCTCCCGCTTAATCCGCACGGCGATCAGGGTGCCATCCGATTGACGTCGTGCCCGGACCTCCACACGATCGCCCACGTGAGGATCCTCCCGGATCTCTGTATCCCCAGTCACCTGCACAGCGCGTCCATCGATGATCCAGGTGGATCCGGAGATCGCCTGGAGCACTCCCTTCCACTCGATAGTTTCCCCTTCTTCCCCTGGAGTCCGGGTTGGCTCAGGTGTCTGGGTTGGCTCGGGCGTCTTGGTTAGAGCGGGCGTGGGAGCCACCGTCGCCGGCGGCAAGGGCGGGGCGGTCGGAACTGGCGTTGCCGTCGGCAAAGGTGTGGGCGTCGGCCGGGGGATCCGCGTTGGAACCGGTGTAGAGGTGGCCTCCATCCAGGCCTCCGCAGGCGTCCCGGTCGGCTCGGGCGTCGGCGTGGGAGTCTCGGAGATCCTCTGGATGCGCATGGCGATCAGCTGTCCTTCCGGCCCCAGGAAGGCCGTCACCTTCACCCTCTGATCCACAGTTACAGGCCCCAGCATTTCTGTTTCAGGGAAGATCTCCACCGGCACACCTCCGATACGCCAGGTGGTCCCTTCGATGGCTTCGATCCGACCCTCCCAGGTCACCGTTCCAATGCCCCGCTGTTGAGTGAGCATCCGGTATTCCTCCCAGCGGCGAGCCGCCAGCGTCTCCTCCACCAGACGCCGCTCTACCGGATCCAGGGTCAGGGCGAGCCAGACCTGCTCTTCCATACGCTTGATCCCATAGAGGGGATCTCCCGGCAGGCTGCCCTGGGCCATGGCATGGAGGACGCCAATGATGAGGAGTGCGACCGCGATCGCAGCCCCCGCTGGCGCATATCGTCCCCATCCGAACAGAACCGCGGCCCATGGGCGGCGGGAGGACCGCAGGGCTTCCGCGCGCTGGAGGAAAGCAGTCCGGGAGGCCAGCTCCGCCCGCAAGGACGGCGCGGGGGGACGCACGGCCTCGATCATCCGGGCGATGCGCAAAACCGGGGCCACTTCCGGATATCGAGCCGTTACTTCCTCCAGCGTGGCCCCTTCCCGCAGCCTCTCCAACGCTTCTTCCAGAACGTCCTCACGCTTCGCCATAGTCATTTCGGAGATCCTTTAATCGTTTCGCGAGGGCCGTCAGGGCCCGATGCTGAAGCAATTTCACAGCTCCCACGCTTTTCCCCAGCTCCTGGGCGATCCGGGCCAGCGGGAGATCCATCCAGAAACGCATCAGGATCACCGCCCGCTGGTCCGGGGTCAGATGCTTCAGGGCCTCCCGGACTTGTTCCCGCACCACCACATCCTTCCCTTCTTCCGCAGCCCTTGAGCGGCCCCAATCCTCCTCCAGCGGGACCTGGGGATGCCGGTAATGGGCGCGGTGATGTTCGGCCACCAGATGATCCGCGGTCCGGAACAGCCAGGCCGCCAGATGGCGATCCGGCCCCCGTCCCCGATGGAAGGCTTCGAGGAGGCGCAGGAAGACCTCCGCGGTCACGTCCTCTGCAACCGCCTGCTCCCCTACCCGGCCGAGCACGTAGAAATACAGCATCTGGTAATACCGCTCGTGCAGCTCGGACAGGGCCTCCGGGTCCAGGGACCGTGCACGGGCCAGCAGGGCCTGTTCGTCTATCACCGTTCCAGATCGCTCAAGGAAAGTTTCCACCGTCGATAGATCCCATCGTATCCGCTCGGGCGGGAAGATGCCACTCCCACAGGCCCTCATTGTGGGCACCGCCTCGTTCAAGCCTCACGGGAAAGGGGGTTGGGCAGGATATCCTGGCGGCCCGCCCAACCCCATGCCTCCCTGATTCTCCCGAATTATCAGTCGGAATCATCCTTTTCGGGACGATCCTTGTGGTGATCCTCATCCTTCTTCCCACCATCATCCTTCTTCTCATCATCCCCTTTCTTCCCATCATTGTCACCTTTCTTGCCTTCCTCTCGCGTTCCAGAATCCTTCCCGGACCGATCTTCAAGTTGAATTCGAAGGGCACGGATGGAGCCATCGCTCTGAAGAACCCCCTTCACCTCAACCCAGGCGCCGAGGGTGATAGGGTCATCGATCCGGGTATTCCCATCGACCCGGACCGTCCGACCAGCGATGCGATAGCCATCGGGAAGGATCTCCTCCACGGCACCTTTGAACTCCACCTCCTCCTTAGTCTTCAACATGGATCCGGAACGCCAGGATCGTTCCGTCCGGTTGCAGAACGCCCTTCACCTCCACAAAAGTCCCCACGGCGATCGGACCCTCAACACGCGTGGTCGCGGTCACCATCACCGTCCGCCCCCCAATCCGATAACCGTTGGGCAAAACCTCCTCCACCACCCCCTTGAACTCCATTTGAAGGATAGGAGTGGGCAGGGGAGAGACCATTGTCCCTCCCGCCGTTCCGGCCACCGATCCGCCCGAGGATTGAACCCGGATCATCGTGGCATTCCAAGCCCCATCTGCTGGGGCCCCTTCCACCTCCACTCGGGCTCCTACCTGAAGGTCCCCCAGGATCTGCGTCTGGCCGGTCCAGCGAACCAGCCGGCCGGAGACCTGAAGGCCATCCGGGAGGATCGCCTCCACTGTTCCCTCCCAGCGCGTTGCGGTTCCTTCCCTGGATGCCGGAGGGGTCGTGCAGGCCGTTAGCATCAACCCGATCCACGCCAGCAGGAAGATTCCGAAACCGATGCCCTTTTTCATGGGACCACCCCCGTCTTTAGGATGCTGAACCCGGGTTCGCTCATCATGTCATGTCGGAGATCACCCGGAAAAGGTTACGGGGGTGGGATTCGAGATTTTCTATGGGGAAGGCCAGGGCCACGTCTCAGCCATCGGTTCGGCACGGGGAAGGGTAGGGTTGTATAGTAGAAAAGTCCACCAGGAGAGGATTCGGAAGATGGCGCGCGTTGACTGGCGAGAGCGAGTGGTCATCAATCCCGAGATCCACCATGGAGAACCATGTATCCGTGGCACGCGGATTCCGGTGAAGGTGATTGTGAGCAGCCTGGCGGAAGGGATGTCCTTTGAAGACATCCTTCGGGAGTATCCCCCGTTGAGCGCGGAGGATCTCTGGGCCGCCCTGGCCTATAGCCAGCGTCGAATTTGACAGGCCCCTTTTTTCACATTACAGTAACCGCGGAATTTCGGGGCGACGTGGGGAGTCCGCGGGGAAGCGGGCTGAGAGGGCGCCCTGCCGGCCGGAGGCCGGCCCTGGTGCCGACCCATGGAACCTGATCCGGGTCATGCCGGCGGAGGGACGGTCGCCACCCGTTTGCCCCTCGCGTCTCTCCATCTCTCCCCACGAAGATCGCCTCTGAAGGAGCTCATGGGATGGCGCTGGACCTGCGCGTTTACCTCGTTCTGGACCCGGCGCTCACCTCCGGGCGATCGCCGCTGGAGATCGCGGAATCGGCCCTTAAGGGGGGGATCACCGCCATGCAGTTGCGCTGGAAATCCGGGCCGTTGCGGGAGATGCTCCGGCTGGGGGAAGCCCTGCGGGCGCTCTGCCGGCGATATGGTGTTCCTTTCCTCATCAACGATCGCGTCGACGTCGCCATGGCGATCCATGCGGACGGGGTCCACCTGGGCCAGGAGGATCTCCCTCCTGAGGTGGCGCGGCGCCTTCTGGGCCCTCAGGCCCTCATCGGGGTCTCCGCCCGCACCCCGGCGCAGGCTCAAGCGGCGGAGGCCGCCGGCGCCGATTATCTGGGATCGGGCTCCATCTTCCCCACAGCTTCCAAGGCCAACCCGATTCTCATCGGACTGGAGGGGCTGGCCGCCGTCGTCCGCTCCACGCGGCTTCCGGTGGTAGCCATCGGCGGAGTGACTCCGGAGAACGCCGCCGTGTGCATCCGTATGGGAGCCGCCGGGGTCGCGGTGATCTCCGCCATCACCCAGGCGCCCGATCCGGAGGCCGCCGCGCGCGCCCTGCGACGGGCGGTGGATGCAGCGCTGGCCGAGCGGGAGAAGCGCTCCCCCTCCGGCGCTTAACGGATGGAGGCGGGATCAGGGCCTCCAGCCCTCGCGGAGTTCTGCAATCCTCAGACCAGGAGGATGGCGATGACCACTTTGCCTCGTGCCCTAACGATCGCCGGATCGGATTCGGGCGGGGGGGCGGGCATCCAGGCGGATCTGAAGACCTTTGGCGCGCTGGGCGTTTACGGCATGAGCGTGCTCACGGCCCTCACCGCCCAGAACACCCGGGGAGTCCAGGCGGTTTTCGAACTCCCCCCTGAGTTCGTGGCGGCCCAGATCGACTCGGTGCTGGGCGACATCGGCGCCGACGCGGTGAAAACGGGGATGCTGGCGAATGCCGCCATCATCGAGGTGGTCGCCGGGAAAATGCGGGAATACCGCGTGGAGCGTCTGGTCGTCGATCCGGTCATGCGGGCCAAGAGTGGGGATCCCCTCCTTCGCCCGGAGGCCCAGGACGCACTGATCCGTCACCTCTTCCCCCTGGCGATGGTGGTCACCCCGAACCTCCACGAGGCGCGGGCGCTGGTGGGGCGGGAGCTGCGGAGCCGGGCGGATATGCGAGAGGCAGCACGGATCATCCACGAGATGGGGCCGCGCTGGGTGGTGGTGAAAGGCGGCCACCTGGAAGGGGATGATCACAGCGTGGACATTGTGTTCGATGGCCGGGATTTCTATGAGCTGGACGCCCCACGGGTGGACACGGTGAACACCCATGGGACGGGGTGCACGTTCGCCTCGGCCATCGCGGCGGGGCTGGCCAGGGGTCTCCCACCCCTGGAGGCCATCCGTCAGGCGAAAGACTATCTGACCGCGATCCTCCAGGCCTCCCGGGCCTTTAAACTCGGCCGGGGCGCGTATGGGCCGATGGATCACTTCGCTTTGCTGAAAGCCCGGGCTTATCCCGGATAGAAGGCGAGCAGGACATCCGCCGCCGGGCGCCCATTTCGGAAGATGGGATGGCCCCTTCCCCTTCTGGGGCCGTGGGGAACCCCTTCAATGCCCTGCGGCCCCAGCCGCCCCTGATCGTTCGGTTTCACCGCCACCCTTCGACGGCCAGGCCGAGGATCCCCACCAGGACGGTGAGGACGGAAGCCCATCCCAGGCGGCGCAACCAGGGGCCCCGCAACCCGCCCAGCCGGGCCATCGGCACGTGGAAGAGCAAGCTGGCCATGGAGGCCAGCACCACACCAAGCCCTGCCGCCTCCATCGAAATCTGCCCCTGCGCCGCCAGGGTCGCCGCCGCCGCCGCTGTCGAGGCGCTGCTCACCAGCCCGCCCAGGAACGTCGCCACCATAAATCCTCCTGGTCCCAGGAAGCGATCCGCCAGCACCACGGCCGCCCGGATCACCAGATAAAACGTCCCGAAGAGCAGGCTATGGCGCAGCGAGAAGGGGAAAGCCAAGCGGATCGCCGGCGCAGCCGAAGATGCGTTCTGCCGGAGGATCCGAAGGACCATCAGCCCGGTGAGGCCGGCCATCAGCCCCACCGCCAGCCAGCCGTGGAGCAGCGCGGCCGGCGCGAAGATCCCCAGGATCAGGCCGTTGCGGGCCATCATGGCGATGTTAGCCAGCAGCATCCCCTCCAGGGCCAGATCCATGGC
Coding sequences:
- the thiD gene encoding bifunctional hydroxymethylpyrimidine kinase/phosphomethylpyrimidine kinase; the protein is MTTLPRALTIAGSDSGGGAGIQADLKTFGALGVYGMSVLTALTAQNTRGVQAVFELPPEFVAAQIDSVLGDIGADAVKTGMLANAAIIEVVAGKMREYRVERLVVDPVMRAKSGDPLLRPEAQDALIRHLFPLAMVVTPNLHEARALVGRELRSRADMREAARIIHEMGPRWVVVKGGHLEGDDHSVDIVFDGRDFYELDAPRVDTVNTHGTGCTFASAIAAGLARGLPPLEAIRQAKDYLTAILQASRAFKLGRGAYGPMDHFALLKARAYPG